In Exiguobacterium sp. 9-2, the genomic window CCGACCGGACGATCCGTGAAGCGCCACGGTGCATTACCGATTGGACGTTTGGCGATGACCCCGTGATTCAAAAGTGTAGGTAAGACTTGATCGACGCGTTGATCAAACAGATTGAAGGATGTCTGGAAACTATCGAAGCGTTTCGTTTCGATGGCATACTGCAAATCTTCTCGATCACCGGAATAGGCAATGACGCGGACTTTTCCAGCTTGTTTTGCTTGTTCAAGCGCTTCGATGACATCACTTTGAGCGAGGATTTCTCGACTACAAGAATGTAAGTGTACGATGTCGAGATGATTCGTTTGCATCGTCTGTAAGGCTTGATCGATGCCACCTTGAACCGCTTCAAACGTCCAATCCTGTGTACCGGGAACATCATAGCCGACTTTCGTCGACAAAATGACGTCGTGCCGACGATTCTTTAGAAATTGTCCGACGCGTTGCTCCGATAAGCCATAGCCGCGTGCTGTATCGATCAGATTGATGCCAAGATCACGTGCTTGTTCGAGCAAATAGATTGCTTCGCGGTCCGTCATCTGTTCTGCACCGATGTGACCGGCTCCGAACCCAAGCGGGGACACGAATAGATCGGATGTTCCAAAACGTCTTAACTTCATGAACGATACTTCCTTTCAGACAACCTGTAGTTTTATATCGATGATGCTCGTTTTTGGCGATTACGATAAATCAGATAACCAACGAGTGCCACGCCTGCTATCGACCATTGGACGATGGACGAGAATTGCATGAATTGATGGACGGCGAGCACTTCGACTAACATCGCTGGAATTTTTCCAATCGTACTCGCAGTTAGGAAGAGTAAGATGGAAATACCACTAGCAGCACTGACAATGTTGACGATGCCTGACGGGACAAATGGTAATAGCCGTAACAAAATGATCGTCCAAAAAGCTTCATGTCCTTGTTGTGTTTGGAGCTTTTGTTGCAAACGATTGACTCGATCTGGAAGCGGGCGACGAAGGGCATATCGTAGTCCTTTCCGGTAAAGTAGAAACGCACAAACCGCACCTAGGACTTCACCGGTGAAGGAGAGCAATGTGCCCGTCCATAGCCCGAAATAGACAAGATTCGCAGCGGTGACGAACGTACTCGGTAGGACACCAAGAACACTGATGACGACGCCAACCAAGACACTAACGAACGGAGCGAACGGTCCGAAGAGTTCAAAGGTTTGGATGACATGTTGTTCCATTATTCGAATTCATCCTCTTCATCCGGAAGAAGCGGTAACTCGATGTGGACGGTCGTTCCTTCTCCAAGAACGGAGTCGAACCGGATCGTCCCATCATGACGATCGATGATGTGTTTTGTGATCGCAAGACCAAGACCGGTTCCGCCATCTTTCCGCGTCCGTGATTTATCGACGCGATAAAAACGTTTCGTCAGTCGATCGAGATGTTCTTCCGGAATGCCTTCTCCTTCGTCCCGGATAAGGCAATGCGTCCGATCGCCGAGCGTTTCAGTCGATAAGAAGATCTGTTTGCCGGGCGGTGTGTATCGTAAAGCGTTATCGAGTAAATTGCCGAAGACTTGCTCGAGACGGTCTGTATCGCCTAAGACAATTTGATCCGGATCGAGATTCATCACGAATGTGACTCCTTTTGACTGGGCGATCGGT contains:
- a CDS encoding aldo/keto reductase — protein: MKLRRFGTSDLFVSPLGFGAGHIGAEQMTDREAIYLLEQARDLGINLIDTARGYGLSEQRVGQFLKNRRHDVILSTKVGYDVPGTQDWTFEAVQGGIDQALQTMQTNHLDIVHLHSCSREILAQSDVIEALEQAKQAGKVRVIAYSGDREDLQYAIETKRFDSFQTSFNLFDQRVDQVLPTLLNHGVIAKRPIGNAPWRFTDRPVGQYVEPYWERAQQLAYPLEESSWLETALRFTVFEPGITTAIIGTSRPEHLALNQQLIERGPLPADRVSQLKERFSECDATFDYVSQT
- a CDS encoding TVP38/TMEM64 family protein, giving the protein MEQHVIQTFELFGPFAPFVSVLVGVVISVLGVLPSTFVTAANLVYFGLWTGTLLSFTGEVLGAVCAFLLYRKGLRYALRRPLPDRVNRLQQKLQTQQGHEAFWTIILLRLLPFVPSGIVNIVSAASGISILLFLTASTIGKIPAMLVEVLAVHQFMQFSSIVQWSIAGVALVGYLIYRNRQKRASSI